One window of Desulfarculus baarsii DSM 2075 genomic DNA carries:
- a CDS encoding formate--tetrahydrofolate ligase, protein MPKLPDPTKNPDYVIAEAAEEFMQPIKKIADDLGLTEEELLPHGHYVAKVDYKKVLERLKDRPDGKYIDVTAITPTPLGEGKSTSTMGLVEGMGKLGLKVTAAIRQPSGGPTMNIKGSAAGGGLAQCVPLTPFSLGLTGDINAIMNAHNLAMVALNTRLQHERNYNDEQLERLSGMKRLNIDPTNIEMGWIIDFCCQGLRNIVMGLGGRRDGFLMQSRFGIAVSSEVMAILAVAKDLKDMRERMGKIVVAYDRAGKPITTEDLEVAGAMTAWMNEALNPNLLQTIEGQPVFVHAGPFANIAIGQSSILADRCALKLSDYHVTESGFGADIGFEKFWNLKCRYSGLKPHCAVVVATIRALKCHGGAPIPVPGKPMPKEYQGENVEWVEKGCANLLHHIATVKSAGINPVVCVNSFYTDTPNEIAAVKRLCEAAGARVAVSRHWEKGGEGAIEFAEAVKDACEEENQFKLLYELETPLRQRLDLIAKQVYGADGVDYSPEAEAKAKKIEADPELSKLGTCMVKTHLSLSDNPNLKGVPKNWRLYIRDILTYGGAGFVVPVAGTISLMPGSGSNPAFRRIDVDTDSGKVKGIF, encoded by the coding sequence GATCCCACTAAAAATCCCGATTACGTGATTGCCGAGGCCGCCGAAGAGTTCATGCAGCCCATCAAAAAGATCGCCGACGATCTGGGCCTGACCGAGGAAGAGCTGCTGCCCCACGGCCATTACGTGGCCAAGGTCGACTACAAGAAGGTTCTTGAGCGCCTCAAGGATCGCCCCGACGGCAAGTACATCGACGTGACCGCCATCACCCCCACGCCGCTGGGCGAGGGCAAGTCCACCTCGACCATGGGTTTGGTCGAGGGCATGGGCAAGCTGGGCCTGAAGGTCACCGCCGCCATCCGTCAGCCTTCCGGCGGCCCGACCATGAACATCAAGGGCTCGGCCGCCGGTGGCGGTTTGGCCCAGTGCGTGCCGCTGACCCCGTTCTCGTTGGGCCTGACCGGCGACATCAACGCCATCATGAACGCCCACAACCTGGCCATGGTGGCCCTGAACACCCGCCTGCAGCACGAGCGCAACTACAACGACGAGCAGCTCGAGCGCCTGTCTGGCATGAAGCGCCTCAACATCGATCCCACCAACATCGAGATGGGCTGGATCATCGACTTCTGCTGCCAGGGCCTGCGCAACATCGTCATGGGCCTGGGCGGCCGCCGCGATGGTTTCCTGATGCAGTCGCGTTTTGGCATCGCCGTGTCGTCGGAAGTCATGGCCATTCTGGCCGTGGCCAAGGATCTCAAGGACATGCGCGAGCGCATGGGCAAGATCGTCGTGGCCTATGACCGCGCCGGCAAACCCATCACCACCGAGGATCTCGAAGTCGCCGGCGCCATGACCGCCTGGATGAACGAGGCCCTCAACCCCAACCTGCTGCAGACCATCGAGGGCCAGCCGGTCTTCGTGCACGCCGGCCCCTTCGCCAACATCGCCATCGGCCAGAGCTCGATCCTGGCCGACCGTTGCGCCCTCAAGCTCAGCGACTACCACGTCACCGAGTCCGGCTTCGGCGCCGACATCGGCTTCGAGAAGTTCTGGAACCTGAAGTGCCGCTACTCGGGCCTCAAGCCCCATTGCGCGGTCGTGGTCGCCACCATCCGCGCCCTGAAGTGCCACGGCGGCGCGCCGATTCCGGTGCCCGGCAAGCCCATGCCCAAAGAGTACCAGGGCGAGAACGTCGAGTGGGTCGAGAAGGGTTGCGCCAACCTGCTGCACCACATCGCCACCGTCAAGAGCGCCGGCATCAACCCCGTGGTGTGCGTCAACAGCTTCTACACCGACACCCCCAATGAGATCGCGGCCGTCAAGCGGCTGTGCGAGGCCGCCGGCGCCCGCGTCGCCGTCAGCCGTCACTGGGAAAAGGGTGGCGAGGGCGCCATCGAGTTCGCCGAGGCCGTCAAGGACGCTTGCGAAGAAGAGAACCAGTTCAAGCTGCTCTACGAGCTGGAGACCCCGCTGCGTCAGCGTCTCGACCTGATCGCCAAGCAGGTCTACGGCGCCGACGGCGTGGACTACAGCCCCGAGGCCGAGGCCAAGGCCAAGAAGATCGAGGCCGACCCCGAGCTGTCCAAGCTGGGCACTTGCATGGTCAAGACCCACCTGTCGCTGTCCGACAACCCCAACCTCAAGGGCGTGCCCAAGAATTGGCGCCTGTACATCCGCGATATCCTGACCTACGGCGGCGCCGGCTTCGTCGTGCCCGTGGCCGGCACCATCAGCCTGATGCCCGGCTCCGGCTCCAACCCGGCCTTCCGCCGCATCGACGTCGACACCGACAGCGGCAAGGTCAAGGGCATCTTCTAA